In Stenotrophomonas sp. 169, one DNA window encodes the following:
- the hutI gene encoding imidazolonepropionase translates to MQCDTLWTNVHLITLCGDGLGILRDGELAAHEGRILHVGPARSGAHLQPTRRIDGEGRWISPGLIDCHTHLVYAGNRANEFEQRLQGVSYADIARAGGGIVSTVRATRAADHQELARQSRPRLLAMRAEGITTLEVKSGYGLTLDDERKQLQVARALGEACNVHVVPTFLGAHAVPPGREAQEYIDEVCTVMIPAIAAEGLAEAVDIFCENIAFSTAQAAQVFAAAQAHGLAIKIHAEQLSNQHGAELAARHGALSADHVEHLDAAGIAAMAEAGTVAVLLPGAFYFTRDTTLPPIAALRAAGVPLALATDCNPGTSPLTSPLLAMNMGATLFRLTVEECIAGFTRHAAQALGRGDRIGRLAVGMDCDLAIWDIDAPADLVYRIGFNPLHARVVRGQPDPV, encoded by the coding sequence ATGCAGTGCGACACCCTGTGGACCAACGTACACCTGATCACCCTGTGCGGCGACGGCTTGGGCATCCTGCGCGATGGCGAGCTTGCCGCGCATGAGGGTCGCATCCTCCATGTCGGACCCGCACGCAGCGGCGCCCACCTGCAGCCCACGCGCCGTATCGACGGCGAAGGCCGCTGGATATCCCCCGGCTTGATCGACTGCCACACCCATCTGGTGTACGCCGGCAACCGCGCCAACGAGTTCGAGCAGCGCCTGCAGGGGGTCAGCTATGCCGACATCGCCCGCGCCGGCGGCGGCATCGTCTCCACGGTGCGCGCCACGCGTGCGGCAGACCACCAAGAGCTGGCGCGACAAAGCCGCCCTCGCCTGCTGGCGATGCGTGCGGAAGGCATCACCACGCTGGAAGTCAAATCCGGTTACGGCCTGACCCTGGACGACGAACGCAAGCAACTCCAGGTCGCACGCGCACTCGGGGAAGCGTGCAACGTGCACGTCGTACCGACTTTCCTCGGCGCGCACGCGGTGCCGCCGGGACGTGAGGCGCAGGAATACATCGACGAAGTCTGCACCGTGATGATCCCGGCCATTGCAGCGGAGGGGCTGGCTGAAGCGGTCGACATCTTCTGCGAGAACATCGCGTTTTCCACCGCGCAGGCCGCCCAGGTATTCGCCGCCGCGCAGGCGCACGGGCTGGCGATCAAGATCCATGCCGAGCAGCTGAGCAACCAGCACGGCGCCGAACTCGCCGCGCGCCACGGTGCATTGTCGGCCGACCATGTCGAACATCTGGATGCGGCCGGCATCGCCGCCATGGCCGAGGCCGGCACCGTGGCCGTGCTGTTGCCCGGCGCGTTCTACTTCACCCGCGACACAACCCTGCCGCCGATCGCGGCGCTGCGTGCAGCCGGCGTGCCGCTGGCACTGGCCACCGACTGCAATCCCGGCACCTCACCACTCACCAGCCCGCTGCTGGCGATGAACATGGGCGCCACGCTGTTCCGGCTGACGGTGGAAGAGTGCATTGCCGGCTTCACCCGGCATGCGGCCCAGGCGCTGGGCCGGGGTGATCGCATCGGCCGGCTGGCAGTGGGCATGGACTGCGACCTGGCGATCTGGGACATCGACGCGCCGGCCGACCTGGTCTACCGCATCGGCTTCAATCCGCTGCACGCGCGCGTCGTGCGCGGGCAGCCCGACCCTGTTTGA
- a CDS encoding formimidoylglutamate deiminase has translation MTDAMSPPAFHAAHALLPDGWARDVRLQVRDGCIASVDAGVPAQRSDTAVEILVPGLPNLHSHAFQRGMAGLTEIGGGDGDSFWSWRELMYRFLARLVPDAVEAIAAQAYMEMLESGFTRVGEFHYLHHDADGNAYADPAEMSARIAAAAAQTGIGLTLLPVFYAHADFGGAAPNPAQRRLIHDVDGFARLLEGARGALASLPDAVLGMAPHSLRAVTGDELSALLPLNDGPVHIHIAEQLREVDACVAWSGLRPVRWLYEHAAVDARWCLVHATHIDEDERARIVASQAVAGLCPITEANLGDGLFPMQAFAREGGRFGVGSDSNVLIDAAEELRLLEYGQRLSLRGRNVIAPDASRSSGRFLFDGAVAGGAQALGVAAGLQVGASADLLELDATHPALVGRSGDALLDSWVFAARNGALRTVWRHGRACVSGGRHHQRDAITARFAQALRGVLG, from the coding sequence ATGACCGATGCGATGTCTCCGCCTGCCTTCCACGCTGCCCACGCCCTGCTGCCCGATGGCTGGGCGCGCGATGTCAGATTGCAGGTACGCGACGGATGCATTGCGTCGGTGGACGCGGGTGTTCCCGCGCAGCGCAGCGATACGGCGGTGGAGATTCTGGTCCCCGGCCTTCCCAACCTGCACAGCCATGCGTTCCAGCGGGGCATGGCCGGGCTGACGGAGATCGGCGGCGGCGACGGCGATAGCTTCTGGAGCTGGCGCGAGCTGATGTACCGCTTCCTGGCCCGGCTGGTACCAGACGCGGTCGAGGCCATCGCCGCACAGGCGTACATGGAGATGCTGGAAAGCGGCTTCACCCGCGTCGGCGAGTTCCATTACCTGCACCACGATGCCGACGGCAATGCGTATGCGGACCCGGCCGAGATGTCTGCTCGTATCGCCGCTGCAGCCGCGCAGACGGGCATCGGCCTGACCTTGCTGCCGGTGTTCTATGCGCATGCGGACTTCGGCGGCGCGGCGCCCAATCCGGCGCAGCGGCGATTGATCCACGACGTGGACGGGTTCGCGCGATTGCTGGAAGGCGCGCGCGGCGCGTTGGCCTCGCTGCCGGACGCGGTGCTCGGCATGGCCCCGCACAGCCTGCGCGCGGTGACCGGCGATGAGCTGTCCGCGTTGCTGCCGCTGAACGACGGTCCGGTGCACATCCATATCGCCGAGCAGCTGCGCGAGGTCGATGCCTGCGTGGCGTGGAGCGGCCTGCGTCCGGTGCGTTGGCTGTACGAACACGCCGCAGTGGACGCACGCTGGTGCCTGGTGCACGCCACCCATATCGACGAAGACGAGCGCGCACGCATCGTGGCCAGCCAAGCCGTAGCAGGGCTGTGCCCGATCACCGAAGCCAACCTGGGTGATGGGCTGTTCCCGATGCAGGCCTTCGCGCGCGAGGGCGGGCGCTTCGGTGTCGGCTCCGATTCCAATGTGCTGATCGATGCGGCCGAGGAACTGCGCCTGCTGGAATACGGGCAGCGCCTGAGCCTGCGTGGCCGCAACGTGATCGCACCCGATGCGTCGCGCAGTTCGGGACGGTTCCTGTTCGACGGCGCGGTTGCCGGGGGAGCACAGGCCCTCGGCGTAGCCGCCGGGCTGCAGGTGGGCGCAAGCGCGGACCTGCTGGAACTGGATGCAACGCACCCGGCCCTGGTGGGCCGCAGCGGCGACGCCTTGCTTGACAGCTGGGTGTTTGCCGCACGTAATGGCGCGCTTCGCACGGTGTGGCGACACGGTCGCGCGTGCGTGTCCGGTGGGCGCCATCATCAGCGCGATGCCATCACCGCCCGCTTCGCCCAGGCCCTGCGCGGCGTACTGGGCTGA
- the hutC gene encoding histidine utilization repressor produces MKASKSATLNQRIRSELEGRILSGEWAPGFRIPYEHELMEQYGCSRMTVNKVLTALAESGMIERRRRAGSFVARQSPHLEQVALEIPDIAMQVSAMGHAYAYRLLRRQLRTAHEGDAGEAELAGTARLLAMDCLHLADGRPLALEHRLISPTGVPEVLEVDFAVTAPGSWLLQNVSWTRAQHRISAWGADAATAKLLDVKAGTACLVIERHTWRGEQAITRVRQIFLGDAWDLVARFAPGNR; encoded by the coding sequence GTGAAGGCCAGCAAGTCCGCCACGCTCAATCAGCGCATCCGCAGCGAACTGGAAGGCCGCATCCTGAGTGGTGAGTGGGCGCCCGGTTTCCGCATCCCGTACGAACACGAGCTGATGGAGCAGTACGGTTGCTCGCGGATGACGGTGAACAAGGTGCTGACCGCACTGGCGGAGAGCGGCATGATCGAGCGCCGGCGTCGCGCCGGTTCGTTCGTGGCCAGGCAGTCACCGCACCTTGAGCAGGTCGCGCTGGAGATTCCGGATATCGCGATGCAGGTCAGCGCGATGGGTCATGCCTACGCGTACCGGCTGCTGCGGCGGCAATTACGTACCGCGCACGAAGGGGATGCGGGCGAGGCCGAATTGGCAGGTACAGCGCGATTGCTGGCGATGGACTGCCTGCACCTGGCGGATGGTCGGCCGCTGGCGCTGGAGCATCGCCTGATCAGCCCGACCGGCGTGCCGGAAGTGCTGGAGGTGGATTTCGCGGTGACGGCGCCGGGCAGCTGGCTGCTGCAGAACGTGTCCTGGACGCGCGCACAGCACCGGATCAGCGCATGGGGGGCGGACGCAGCGACGGCCAAGCTGCTGGACGTCAAGGCAGGCACGGCGTGTCTGGTGATCGAGCGGCATACGTGGCGCGGTGAGCAGGCCATCACCCGAGTGCGGCAGATATTCCTCGGCGATGCCTGGGACCTGGTGGCACGCTTCGCGCCGGGAAACCGGTGA
- a CDS encoding restriction endonuclease, which yields MFSWILALLLALTCFLLATAYLWLVKRRRKEMSLGLQALAGMHWRDFSELVKRALRERRGLEEVRRHEDDSREPRSDFLMAEGANQWLVSCKHGLAYRIGTAAINELGAAARLAGARGGILITEGLVDGDGQAIAEKQSVEVLDGRRLWPLLSPYLPGDIESGVKNAARHEALRRILIAALASSTLGLLVGVGYQTVHSEAPVVESTTAAPRADAAPAVAPAAAAPTAPADAPGREPAGQEINPDTATLDRYQQELSRALGRLPGVASGIWQTRQTLAVNRTAEIDEVWPRICEEVMRYPALRNVRVQLNARPGVDEPVRWRQCTTL from the coding sequence ATGTTCTCCTGGATATTGGCCCTGTTGCTGGCCCTCACCTGTTTCCTGCTTGCCACCGCCTACCTGTGGCTGGTGAAACGGCGACGCAAGGAAATGAGTCTCGGGCTGCAGGCCCTGGCCGGCATGCACTGGCGCGATTTCTCTGAACTGGTCAAGCGCGCCCTGCGTGAGCGGCGCGGGCTGGAAGAGGTGCGGCGCCATGAGGATGACAGCCGCGAACCGCGCAGCGATTTCCTGATGGCCGAAGGTGCCAACCAGTGGCTGGTGTCGTGCAAGCACGGCTTGGCTTACCGCATCGGCACCGCCGCCATCAACGAGCTGGGCGCCGCCGCCCGCCTTGCCGGTGCACGCGGCGGGATCCTGATCACCGAAGGGCTGGTGGACGGCGACGGCCAGGCGATTGCTGAGAAGCAGTCCGTGGAAGTGCTGGACGGTCGGCGCCTGTGGCCGTTGCTGTCACCGTACCTGCCGGGCGATATCGAATCGGGCGTGAAGAATGCCGCGCGGCATGAAGCGTTGCGCCGGATCCTGATTGCCGCGCTGGCGTCGAGCACGTTGGGGCTGCTGGTGGGCGTGGGCTACCAGACGGTGCACAGTGAGGCACCGGTGGTGGAGTCGACCACAGCGGCACCCCGTGCGGACGCGGCCCCTGCCGTGGCGCCCGCGGCGGCTGCGCCAACGGCGCCCGCCGATGCCCCGGGTCGCGAACCGGCGGGCCAGGAGATCAATCCGGATACTGCAACGCTGGATCGCTACCAGCAGGAGCTGTCGCGCGCCCTGGGCCGCCTGCCCGGCGTAGCAAGCGGCATCTGGCAGACCCGGCAGACCCTGGCGGTGAACCGCACCGCGGAGATCGATGAGGTGTGGCCCCGCATCTGCGAGGAAGTGATGCGCTACCCCGCCCTGCGCAACGTACGCGTACAGCTCAACGCCCGTCCCGGCGTCGACGAGCCCGTGCGCTGGCGGCAGTGCACCACGCTGTAA
- a CDS encoding phasin family protein → MNQYDEHDPRNDAQDKASFQDQAERVSRRLSDSAQQVWLAGLGALGRAQAEGNRFFDGLVKEGEAFENRRREKSTEDGPGWRDNVEEHLGQAREKASGTWDKVEKAFEDRVHGVLKRLHVPNAEDVATLNARIDALTTRLNRLESRTASTASGDPTPGSHQSPGSTP, encoded by the coding sequence ATGAACCAGTACGACGAGCACGACCCCCGCAACGACGCGCAGGACAAGGCGTCCTTCCAGGATCAGGCCGAGCGCGTTTCCCGACGCCTCAGTGATTCGGCCCAGCAGGTCTGGCTGGCCGGTCTCGGCGCGTTGGGCCGCGCACAGGCGGAAGGCAACCGCTTCTTCGATGGCCTGGTGAAGGAAGGCGAAGCGTTCGAAAACCGCCGCCGCGAGAAATCCACCGAAGACGGCCCGGGCTGGCGCGACAACGTGGAAGAACATCTGGGCCAGGCACGTGAGAAAGCATCCGGCACCTGGGACAAGGTCGAGAAAGCCTTCGAAGACCGCGTGCACGGTGTGCTGAAGCGCCTGCACGTGCCGAACGCGGAAGACGTGGCAACGCTCAATGCGCGCATCGATGCCTTGACCACGCGCCTCAATCGCTTGGAAAGCCGCACCGCCAGCACCGCCAGCGGCGACCCCACCCCAGGCAGCCACCAGTCGCCGGGCAGCACGCCCTGA
- a CDS encoding polyhydroxyalkanoic acid system family protein, with protein sequence MSSIDIVHAHALPAPAARQAIEDVAAKLTERFGVQSNWRGDVLDFSGSGVDGAIELQASAVRVTAKLGFLLSAMKGMVESEIQRVLQEKLG encoded by the coding sequence ATGTCCAGCATCGATATCGTCCACGCCCACGCCCTGCCCGCGCCCGCTGCGCGTCAGGCCATCGAGGACGTGGCGGCCAAACTCACCGAGCGGTTCGGCGTGCAGTCGAACTGGCGCGGCGATGTGCTGGATTTCTCCGGCAGCGGCGTGGACGGTGCCATCGAGCTGCAGGCCAGCGCCGTGCGGGTGACGGCCAAGCTGGGCTTCCTGCTATCAGCGATGAAAGGCATGGTGGAAAGTGAGATCCAGCGCGTACTGCAGGAAAAGCTGGGCTGA
- a CDS encoding FHA domain-containing protein codes for MPNLHVHYSQNPQPDQPLLPGVQKIVRQANGSIKLVEGSQGSLLLAQLSLDQRGLWLQVAAGVRGLHVNGRPVRRMALLRAGDAVYVEGVELLIVGEVDTPVIAPSAQAAHPSDEPRLLRGVGGPHHGRGFPLDRPLVVGRSADADIQIDEPAFADQHARVESHGERILLRDLGTGEGSRVNGVAVRHCWLQGGDQVVFDGQHRFVLELPDDPRQRPQPMDEYTYSEPDEAATDLAPRRVRRWPWLLVSALLLAGVLSLLLWFGAR; via the coding sequence ATGCCTAATCTGCACGTCCATTACAGCCAGAACCCGCAGCCCGACCAGCCCTTGTTGCCGGGGGTGCAGAAAATAGTGCGCCAGGCCAACGGCAGCATCAAACTGGTGGAAGGCAGCCAAGGCAGCCTGTTGCTGGCCCAGCTCAGCCTGGACCAGCGCGGCCTGTGGCTGCAGGTGGCTGCCGGGGTGCGCGGGCTTCATGTCAACGGCCGTCCGGTGCGGCGCATGGCGCTGCTGCGTGCCGGCGACGCGGTGTATGTGGAAGGCGTGGAGTTGTTGATCGTGGGTGAGGTGGATACACCGGTCATCGCCCCGTCGGCACAGGCCGCACACCCGTCCGACGAACCGCGCCTGCTGCGTGGTGTCGGCGGACCCCACCACGGCCGCGGCTTTCCGCTGGATCGCCCGCTGGTGGTGGGGCGCAGCGCCGACGCAGATATCCAGATCGACGAGCCGGCCTTCGCCGATCAGCATGCGCGCGTGGAAAGTCACGGCGAACGCATCCTGCTGCGCGACCTCGGCACCGGCGAAGGCAGCCGGGTGAACGGCGTGGCCGTGCGGCATTGCTGGCTGCAGGGCGGCGACCAGGTGGTGTTCGATGGCCAGCATCGTTTCGTGCTGGAGCTGCCGGATGACCCGCGCCAGCGACCGCAGCCGATGGACGAGTACACGTACAGCGAGCCGGATGAAGCCGCGACGGATCTGGCACCGCGCCGCGTCCGGCGCTGGCCGTGGTTGTTGGTGAGCGCGCTGCTGCTGGCGGGTGTGCTGAGCCTGCTGCTGTGGTTTGGCGCGCGCTGA
- the serC gene encoding 3-phosphoserine/phosphohydroxythreonine transaminase, translated as MTRAYNFSAGPAALPEVVLRQAQEEMLEWHGAGASIVEMSHRGPEFMAVAAAAEADLRQLLSVPDDYAVLFLPGGATTQQALIPLNFASAGQRADYVLTGHWGNTAVKQASPYVSPVIVASSQADGFRDIPARAGWQLSDDAAYVHITANETIHGVEFRDTPDTGGVPLVADFSSSIASEPLDISRYGVIYAGAQKNLGPVGIAVVIIRRDLLERSGQSRADIFDYRSHAARDSMLNTPPTWNWYLAGLVFKWMLAEGGVVEFAKRNAAKAALVYAAIDASGGFYRNEVAVAARSRMNIPFFLPTAELDARFVADAKAAGLLALKGHKAVGGIRASLYNAMPVAGAEALVAFMADFQQRHG; from the coding sequence ATGACCCGCGCGTACAACTTCAGTGCCGGCCCTGCAGCGTTGCCGGAAGTGGTCCTGCGCCAGGCGCAGGAAGAGATGCTGGAATGGCATGGTGCTGGCGCCTCCATCGTGGAGATGAGCCATCGCGGACCGGAGTTCATGGCCGTGGCCGCCGCTGCCGAAGCCGATCTGCGGCAACTGCTCAGCGTGCCGGACGACTACGCCGTGCTGTTCCTGCCCGGTGGTGCCACCACCCAGCAGGCACTGATTCCGCTCAATTTCGCCAGCGCCGGCCAACGCGCCGATTATGTGCTGACCGGTCATTGGGGCAATACCGCGGTCAAGCAGGCCTCGCCGTACGTGTCGCCGGTCATCGTCGCCAGCAGCCAGGCCGACGGATTCCGTGACATCCCGGCGCGTGCCGGATGGCAGCTGTCCGACGATGCGGCTTACGTGCATATCACCGCCAATGAAACCATCCACGGCGTGGAGTTCCGCGACACGCCCGATACCGGTGGCGTGCCGCTGGTGGCCGATTTCAGTTCGTCCATCGCCAGCGAACCGCTGGATATCAGCCGCTACGGTGTGATCTATGCCGGCGCGCAGAAGAATCTCGGCCCGGTCGGTATTGCGGTGGTGATCATCCGCCGCGACCTGCTGGAACGCAGCGGGCAATCGCGCGCCGACATTTTTGATTACCGCTCGCACGCCGCGCGCGACTCCATGCTCAATACCCCACCGACCTGGAACTGGTACCTGGCCGGGCTGGTGTTCAAGTGGATGCTGGCCGAGGGCGGCGTGGTCGAGTTCGCCAAGCGCAACGCGGCCAAGGCGGCGCTGGTGTACGCGGCGATCGATGCCTCCGGTGGGTTTTACCGCAACGAGGTCGCCGTCGCGGCGCGCTCGCGGATGAATATCCCGTTCTTCCTGCCCACTGCCGAGTTGGATGCGCGATTTGTCGCCGATGCCAAGGCGGCGGGACTGCTCGCCTTGAAAGGCCACAAGGCCGTGGGCGGCATCCGTGCCTCGCTGTACAACGCCATGCCCGTCGCCGGCGCCGAAGCGCTGGTCGCCTTCATGGCGGACTTCCAGCAACGTCACGGTTGA
- the pheA gene encoding prephenate dehydratase, giving the protein MASKPAKPAAAKAAKGKPAAPGKPNAASKAKAAKVEAPASVPPVLADVRGKIDQIDRDIQSLIAERARFAHQVGKAKGKLAAAVDYYRPEREAQVLRMVVDRNEGPLSDELLVHVYREIMSACLAQQEPLKIGYLGPEGTFSQQAVLKHFGRSALGLPMGSIEEVFQEVEAGNADFGVVPVENSGQGTIQITLDMFLTSNLKICGEAELRVQQFIMSRSGRLDDIERIYAHPQSFMQTSAWLRANLPKAEKIPVSSNAEGARRARNADDAAAIGGENAGHVYNLKKVVTKPIQNDADNTTRFLVIGRNIFPTSGHDRTSVLVFIHDKPGALFDVLSPFARHGISMNRIESRPSHHGKWEYGFFIDLAGHIDDEPMQAALAELEAHAAQIKVLGSYPVAVP; this is encoded by the coding sequence ATGGCTAGCAAACCTGCCAAGCCGGCTGCCGCCAAGGCCGCCAAGGGCAAACCCGCCGCGCCGGGCAAGCCGAACGCCGCCTCGAAAGCCAAGGCCGCGAAGGTCGAAGCACCCGCATCCGTACCCCCGGTGCTGGCCGATGTGCGGGGCAAGATCGACCAGATCGACCGTGACATCCAGTCGCTGATCGCCGAGCGTGCCCGTTTCGCCCACCAGGTGGGCAAGGCCAAGGGCAAGCTCGCCGCGGCCGTGGATTACTACCGCCCCGAACGCGAAGCCCAGGTGCTGCGCATGGTGGTGGACCGCAACGAAGGCCCGCTCAGCGATGAGCTGCTGGTGCATGTCTACCGCGAGATCATGTCGGCCTGCCTGGCCCAGCAGGAGCCGCTGAAGATCGGTTATCTCGGTCCGGAAGGCACCTTCAGCCAGCAGGCCGTGCTCAAGCATTTCGGTCGCTCGGCGCTGGGCCTGCCGATGGGCAGCATCGAAGAAGTGTTCCAGGAAGTGGAAGCAGGCAACGCCGATTTCGGCGTGGTGCCGGTGGAAAACTCGGGGCAGGGCACCATCCAGATCACCCTGGACATGTTCCTGACCTCCAACCTGAAAATCTGTGGCGAAGCCGAACTGCGCGTGCAGCAGTTCATCATGTCGCGCAGTGGCCGACTGGACGACATCGAGCGCATCTACGCGCATCCGCAGTCGTTCATGCAGACCTCGGCATGGCTGCGTGCCAACCTGCCGAAAGCGGAGAAGATCCCGGTATCGAGCAACGCGGAAGGCGCACGTCGCGCCCGCAACGCCGATGATGCGGCGGCGATCGGTGGCGAGAACGCCGGCCACGTGTACAACCTGAAAAAGGTCGTCACCAAGCCGATCCAGAACGACGCCGACAACACCACGCGCTTCCTGGTGATCGGCCGCAACATCTTCCCGACGTCCGGCCATGACCGCACCTCGGTGCTGGTGTTCATCCATGACAAGCCCGGCGCGCTGTTCGACGTGCTCAGCCCGTTCGCGCGCCATGGCATCAGCATGAACCGCATCGAGTCGCGGCCCTCGCACCACGGCAAGTGGGAGTACGGCTTCTTCATCGATCTGGCGGGGCACATCGACG